The Haloplanus salinarum genome includes a region encoding these proteins:
- the spt4 gene encoding transcription elongation factor subunit Spt4, with protein MAEDRLACRECHFINDPDTQTCASCGSSSLTEDWAGYVIITHPERSEVAEEMNVSEPGGYALKVR; from the coding sequence ATGGCCGAGGACCGCCTCGCCTGCCGTGAGTGTCATTTCATCAACGACCCCGACACGCAGACCTGCGCGAGCTGTGGGTCGTCGAGCCTCACGGAGGACTGGGCGGGCTACGTCATCATCACCCACCCCGAGCGCTCCGAGGTCGCCGAGGAGATGAACGTCTCCGAACCCGGCGGCTACGCGCTGAAGGTCCGCTGA
- a CDS encoding 30S ribosomal protein S24e, with protein sequence MDIDIIEEDENPMLHRTDVRFRITHEDATPSRLSVRDSLAAKLNKDSAEVVVHELDTKFGMRKTIGYAKVYESPDHARDVEQEHMLDRNKISADAEDAEDGDAEAEEA encoded by the coding sequence ATGGATATCGATATCATCGAGGAAGACGAGAACCCCATGTTGCACCGCACGGACGTGCGTTTCCGGATCACCCACGAGGACGCCACCCCCTCCCGACTCTCCGTTCGAGACAGTCTCGCGGCCAAACTCAACAAGGACTCCGCCGAAGTCGTCGTCCACGAACTCGACACGAAGTTCGGGATGCGCAAGACCATCGGCTACGCCAAGGTGTACGAGAGTCCGGACCACGCCCGCGACGTGGAGCAAGAGCACATGCTCGACCGGAACAAGATCAGCGCCGACGCCGAGGACGCCGAGGACGGAGACGCCGAAGCCGAAGAGGCGTAA
- a CDS encoding ribbon-helix-helix domain-containing protein, translated as MSEATTNDDEDDIATVNFKLTESFLEQIDDTWQGRGFNSRSEFIRYTLRDAVEFPTFDRDELVALLEAEEDIREGRTTSAEEARERFGTSDE; from the coding sequence ATGTCTGAAGCAACTACAAACGACGACGAAGACGACATCGCCACGGTCAACTTCAAACTCACCGAGTCGTTCCTCGAACAGATAGATGACACGTGGCAGGGGCGCGGGTTCAACAGTCGGAGCGAGTTCATCCGGTACACGCTTCGGGACGCCGTCGAGTTCCCGACGTTCGACCGCGACGAACTCGTCGCCCTGCTCGAAGCCGAGGAGGACATCCGCGAGGGACGAACGACGAGCGCCGAGGAAGCCCGCGAGCGGTTCGGCACGAGCGATGAGTGA
- a CDS encoding non-canonical purine NTP pyrophosphatase, which yields MLNYVTTNAGKVREVREYLDDGAVTQLDFDYAEIQAPTLEPIAVRGAREAYRHAGEPILVDDAGLFVDALDGFPGPYTAYAEEKLGIERVSRLAREAAEGPARAAFRCVLAYCDGDDFEASPDPVDRGDRAAAAAAGEDADAGAEDDLPVKLFEGAVRGRLVDPRGDEGFGYDPVFEHEGTTFAEMGPEKKNAVSHRGRALEKFAEWYPSR from the coding sequence GTGCTCAACTACGTCACGACCAACGCGGGCAAGGTCCGCGAGGTCCGCGAATATCTCGACGACGGTGCGGTCACGCAGCTCGATTTCGACTACGCCGAGATTCAGGCGCCGACCCTCGAACCCATCGCCGTTCGCGGCGCCCGCGAGGCGTACCGCCACGCCGGCGAACCGATCCTCGTCGACGACGCCGGCCTGTTCGTCGACGCCCTCGACGGCTTCCCCGGCCCCTACACCGCGTACGCCGAGGAGAAACTCGGCATCGAGCGGGTGAGCCGCCTCGCCCGCGAGGCCGCGGAGGGGCCGGCACGCGCCGCCTTCCGCTGTGTCCTCGCCTACTGCGACGGCGACGACTTCGAGGCCAGCCCCGACCCCGTCGACCGTGGGGACCGGGCCGCCGCCGCGGCCGCGGGGGAGGACGCGGACGCCGGCGCCGAGGACGACCTTCCCGTCAAACTCTTCGAGGGCGCCGTGCGCGGCCGCCTCGTCGACCCCCGCGGCGACGAGGGGTTCGGCTACGACCCCGTGTTCGAACACGAGGGGACCACCTTCGCGGAGATGGGCCCCGAGAAAAAAAACGCCGTCTCCCACCGCGGACGGGCCCTGGAGAAGTTCGCCGAGTGGTATCCGAGCCGCTAG
- a CDS encoding DUF58 domain-containing protein: MTRRVRRYRGLVAAAVGLVAAGVATGTRTLMLAGVVPLAFVVQGALSSLDPLDGRVRAEREVRPEGPLPGQPVAVRLRVENVGESAIPDLRVVDGVPEELAVRDGDARGGAALRRGETLTVEYTLTADRGSYAFGPVDLRAESVGGTVVAEGSVEAEGAEGFDCRVEVDDVPLRRRATAFAGSRATDTGGAGVEFHATRDYRPGDPAGRIDWRRYAKTGALSTVEYREQRAARVAVVIDARDPAHVAAGEALPTGATLSAYAATLAVGVLRDDGHHVGVGALGTRDPITGRRPAWVPSDADGFPAHAAAVCNAAATGPDDAVPATEALADGRGGGDVDRLLGGLDPSAQVILCTPAVDDAVPDVVESARTGGHEVTVLAPDVTGTSVGGRVVALERSLRLDRLRRLGAAVVDWDREEELPTALARTLRAGTGGRR; encoded by the coding sequence GTGACCCGTCGCGTCCGCCGATACCGGGGGCTCGTGGCGGCGGCGGTCGGGCTGGTGGCCGCGGGCGTCGCCACGGGGACGCGGACGCTGATGCTCGCGGGGGTCGTCCCCCTCGCGTTCGTGGTGCAGGGAGCGCTGTCGTCGCTCGACCCCCTCGATGGACGGGTGCGGGCGGAACGCGAGGTGCGGCCGGAGGGACCGCTCCCGGGACAGCCGGTCGCGGTGCGACTGCGGGTCGAAAACGTCGGCGAGTCGGCGATCCCCGACCTCCGGGTGGTCGACGGGGTGCCGGAGGAACTCGCGGTGCGCGACGGCGACGCCCGGGGCGGGGCGGCGCTGCGGCGTGGCGAGACGCTGACCGTCGAGTACACGCTGACCGCGGACCGCGGGAGCTACGCGTTCGGGCCGGTCGACCTCCGAGCGGAGTCGGTCGGCGGGACCGTCGTGGCCGAGGGGTCGGTCGAGGCCGAGGGCGCCGAGGGGTTCGACTGCCGGGTCGAGGTCGACGACGTCCCGCTCCGGCGACGGGCCACGGCGTTCGCGGGGTCGCGGGCGACCGACACCGGGGGCGCCGGCGTCGAGTTCCACGCGACCCGCGACTACCGGCCGGGCGACCCGGCGGGCCGCATCGACTGGCGTCGCTACGCGAAGACGGGGGCGCTCTCGACGGTCGAGTACCGCGAGCAGCGGGCCGCGAGAGTGGCGGTAGTGATCGACGCGCGCGACCCGGCACACGTCGCAGCGGGGGAGGCGCTCCCCACGGGGGCGACGCTGTCGGCCTACGCGGCCACGCTCGCGGTCGGGGTCCTGCGCGACGACGGGCACCACGTCGGCGTCGGCGCACTGGGGACGCGGGACCCGATCACCGGACGCCGCCCCGCCTGGGTACCCTCCGACGCCGATGGGTTCCCGGCCCACGCCGCGGCCGTCTGCAACGCGGCCGCCACCGGCCCGGACGACGCGGTGCCGGCGACGGAAGCCCTCGCCGACGGCCGGGGGGGTGGCGACGTCGACCGACTCCTCGGCGGCCTCGACCCGTCGGCGCAGGTGATCCTCTGTACCCCGGCCGTCGACGACGCGGTGCCCGACGTCGTCGAGTCGGCCCGGACCGGCGGCCACGAGGTGACCGTCCTCGCCCCGGACGTGACGGGGACGTCGGTCGGCGGGCGGGTCGTCGCGCTCGAACGCAGCCTGCGTCTCGACCGGCTGCGACGCCTCGGGGCGGCCGTCGTCGACTGGGACCGCGAGGAGGAGTTGCCGACCGCCCTGGCCCGGACGCTGCGGGCGGGAACGGGGGGCCGGCGATGA
- a CDS encoding DUF7384 family protein gives MPTIDPEPTRVVADAGVLAADLFVGDPARAALDRVREHSWMTLVASDPLLDDAAAVVAALGNDSLASDWRARAERACERVDHPAEDNPALASAYRGGAMHLLTLDESLLSAAAGAAVRGRVETSVRHPRAFATLFDAESLYREAVGGDYPGPDRDPRA, from the coding sequence ATGCCGACGATTGACCCCGAACCGACGCGGGTCGTCGCCGACGCGGGCGTCCTCGCGGCCGACCTGTTCGTCGGCGACCCCGCGCGGGCGGCGCTGGACCGTGTCCGTGAGCACTCGTGGATGACCCTCGTCGCCAGCGACCCGCTCCTCGACGACGCCGCGGCCGTCGTCGCGGCCCTCGGGAACGACTCGCTGGCCAGCGACTGGCGCGCCCGCGCCGAGCGGGCCTGCGAACGCGTCGACCACCCCGCGGAGGACAACCCGGCGCTCGCGTCGGCCTACCGGGGGGGTGCGATGCACCTGCTGACCCTCGACGAGTCGCTCCTGTCGGCCGCCGCCGGGGCGGCCGTCCGCGGCCGAGTCGAGACGAGCGTCAGGCACCCGCGGGCCTTCGCGACGCTGTTCGACGCCGAGAGCCTCTATCGCGAGGCCGTCGGCGGCGACTATCCGGGGCCGGATCGTGATCCGCGGGCCTAG
- a CDS encoding AAA family ATPase, translated as MDIGQAAAVCSDIVDRVGEAVVADRRFLETVLTGLLARGHVLVEDVPGTGKTLTAIAFADALGLEFTRIQFTPDLLPGDITGTNVYDEHEGTFRFQRGPVFANVVLADEINRAPPKTQSALLEAMDEGQVSVDGDTYALPSPFFVVATQNPVEQEGTFSLPEAQRDRFLVKASMGYPDRAGELELLDRRSNRRTTKPSVGAAVDADRVPTLRQVPETVRVDDELRGYLVDLARATREDDRVAVGVSPRGVQRFFEAARARAVIAGRTYVAPDDVKAVAPAVLAHRLVLTSEAAIRDVDPRTVAADVLDAVEVPAATPD; from the coding sequence ATGGACATCGGCCAGGCGGCCGCGGTCTGTAGCGACATCGTCGACCGGGTCGGCGAGGCCGTCGTCGCCGACCGGCGGTTCCTCGAGACGGTGCTGACCGGCCTGCTCGCCCGCGGCCACGTCCTCGTCGAGGACGTTCCGGGGACCGGGAAGACGCTCACGGCCATCGCGTTCGCGGACGCCCTCGGCCTCGAGTTCACGCGCATCCAGTTCACGCCCGACCTCCTCCCGGGCGACATCACGGGGACGAACGTCTACGACGAACACGAGGGCACGTTTCGGTTCCAGCGTGGCCCCGTGTTCGCGAACGTCGTCCTCGCGGACGAGATCAACCGCGCGCCGCCCAAGACCCAGTCCGCGCTGCTGGAGGCGATGGACGAGGGGCAGGTGTCGGTCGACGGCGACACGTACGCCCTCCCGTCGCCCTTCTTCGTCGTCGCTACCCAGAACCCCGTCGAACAGGAGGGCACCTTCTCGCTGCCCGAGGCACAGCGCGACCGCTTCCTCGTCAAGGCGTCGATGGGTTACCCCGACCGCGCGGGCGAACTCGAACTCCTCGACCGCCGGAGCAACCGGCGGACGACGAAACCGAGCGTCGGCGCCGCCGTCGACGCCGACCGGGTGCCCACGCTACGACAGGTGCCCGAGACCGTCCGCGTCGACGACGAACTCCGGGGGTATCTCGTTGACCTGGCCCGGGCGACCCGGGAGGACGACCGGGTGGCCGTCGGCGTCTCGCCCCGCGGCGTCCAGCGGTTCTTCGAAGCCGCGCGCGCCCGGGCCGTGATCGCCGGCCGTACGTACGTCGCCCCGGACGACGTGAAGGCCGTCGCCCCGGCCGTGCTGGCTCACCGACTGGTGTTGACCTCCGAGGCGGCCATCCGCGACGTCGACCCGCGGACGGTCGCCGCCGACGTCCTCGATGCCGTCGAGGTGCCGGCGGCGACGCCCGACTAA
- a CDS encoding bifunctional N(6)-L-threonylcarbamoyladenine synthase/serine/threonine protein kinase, translating to MRILGIEGTAWAASAAVYRFDPAAPDADADPFIETDAYQPESGGIHPREAAEHMGEAIPAVIEAALDAADGPIDAVAFSRGPGLGPCLRIVGTAARALAGTLDVPLIGVNHMVAHLEIGRHGSGFDSPVCLNASGANAHLLGYHDGRYRVLGETMDTGVGNALDKFTRHVGWSHPGGPKVEAAAADGEYVDLPYVVKGMDFSFSGLMSAAKDAYDEGTPVEDVCFSLQETIFAMLTEVAERALSLTGADELVLGGGVGQNARLREMLSTMCADRDAEFYAPEPRFLRDNAGMIAVLGAKMYAAGATVDIEDSAVDPNFRPDEVAVTWRDGESVAIDPVERPERQGAEAVVTVGDERVTKRRLPKAYRHPALDERLRRERTVAEARLTSEARRRGVPTPVVRDVDVPAATLTFDRVGDRDLAAALTPARARVVGDHLATLHDAGIVHGDPTVRNVRLDGDRVFLIDFGLGYHSGHVEDHAMDCHVFEGSVRGTATESAADAALAAFEEGYAGRGADAVLSRLRDVEGRGRYR from the coding sequence ATGCGGATTCTCGGCATCGAGGGGACGGCGTGGGCCGCCAGCGCGGCGGTCTACCGGTTCGATCCGGCCGCCCCCGATGCCGACGCGGACCCTTTCATCGAGACCGACGCCTACCAGCCCGAGAGCGGCGGCATTCACCCGCGCGAGGCCGCCGAACACATGGGCGAGGCCATCCCCGCCGTGATCGAGGCGGCACTGGACGCCGCCGACGGTCCGATCGACGCCGTCGCCTTCTCGCGGGGCCCGGGGCTCGGCCCCTGCCTGCGGATCGTCGGCACCGCCGCCCGCGCGCTCGCCGGGACCCTCGACGTGCCGTTGATCGGCGTCAACCACATGGTCGCCCATCTCGAAATCGGTCGGCACGGGTCGGGATTCGACTCGCCGGTCTGTCTGAACGCCAGCGGCGCCAACGCCCACCTGCTGGGCTACCACGACGGCCGGTATCGCGTCCTCGGGGAGACGATGGACACCGGCGTGGGCAACGCCCTGGATAAGTTCACTCGGCACGTCGGCTGGTCACACCCCGGCGGTCCCAAGGTCGAGGCCGCCGCCGCGGACGGCGAGTACGTCGACCTCCCCTACGTCGTCAAGGGGATGGACTTCTCCTTCTCGGGGCTCATGAGCGCCGCGAAGGACGCCTACGACGAGGGTACGCCCGTCGAGGACGTCTGTTTCTCCCTGCAGGAGACGATATTCGCCATGCTGACCGAGGTGGCCGAGCGCGCCCTGTCGCTGACCGGGGCGGACGAGCTCGTCCTCGGCGGCGGCGTCGGGCAGAACGCGCGCCTACGGGAGATGCTGTCGACGATGTGCGCGGACCGCGACGCCGAGTTCTACGCGCCCGAGCCCCGCTTCCTCCGGGACAACGCCGGCATGATCGCGGTCCTCGGCGCGAAGATGTACGCGGCCGGCGCGACGGTCGACATCGAGGACTCGGCGGTCGACCCCAACTTCCGCCCCGACGAGGTGGCGGTGACCTGGCGGGACGGCGAGTCGGTCGCCATCGACCCCGTGGAGCGGCCGGAACGGCAGGGCGCCGAGGCCGTCGTCACGGTCGGCGACGAACGCGTGACCAAGCGCCGCCTGCCGAAGGCCTATCGCCATCCGGCCCTCGACGAACGACTCCGCCGGGAGCGGACGGTCGCGGAGGCCCGCCTGACGAGCGAGGCGCGACGCCGGGGTGTCCCGACGCCCGTCGTCCGCGACGTGGACGTGCCCGCGGCGACGCTCACGTTCGACCGGGTGGGCGACCGGGACCTGGCCGCCGCCCTCACGCCCGCGCGAGCCCGGGTGGTCGGCGACCACCTCGCGACGCTCCACGATGCCGGCATCGTCCACGGCGATCCGACGGTACGGAACGTCCGCCTCGACGGCGACCGGGTCTTTCTCATCGACTTCGGCCTCGGCTACCACAGCGGCCACGTCGAGGATCACGCCATGGACTGTCACGTCTTCGAGGGGAGCGTCCGGGGGACGGCCACCGAGTCCGCCGCCGACGCGGCGCTCGCGGCCTTCGAGGAGGGGTACGCGGGACGCGGTGCCGACGCTGTGCTCTCGCGGCTCCGGGACGTGGAGGGACGTGGGCGGTATCGCTAG
- a CDS encoding DNA-directed RNA polymerase → MYKRVRLKDTVEVPPRHLADVTPERVKRLLQDKLEGRMDEEVGSVVSVVEVHDIGDGAVLPNRPGVYYEADFDAITFDPQMQEVVDGTVVEVVEFGAFVGIGPVDGLLHVSQISDEYLAYDGENQQLASTETNRTLGVGDEVRVRIVTKSVDERNPRDSKIGLTAKQPGLGKHGWLEEERQQREAQMEGN, encoded by the coding sequence ATGTACAAACGGGTACGACTCAAGGACACGGTCGAGGTGCCCCCGCGGCACCTCGCCGACGTGACGCCCGAGCGGGTCAAGCGCCTGCTCCAAGACAAACTCGAAGGCCGGATGGACGAGGAGGTGGGAAGCGTCGTGAGCGTCGTCGAGGTCCACGATATCGGCGACGGCGCGGTGCTGCCCAATCGCCCCGGCGTCTACTACGAAGCCGACTTCGACGCCATCACCTTCGATCCACAGATGCAGGAGGTCGTCGACGGCACCGTCGTCGAAGTCGTGGAGTTCGGCGCCTTCGTCGGGATCGGTCCCGTCGACGGCCTGCTCCACGTCTCACAGATCTCCGACGAATATCTCGCCTACGACGGCGAGAACCAGCAGCTCGCCTCGACGGAGACGAACCGCACCCTCGGCGTCGGCGACGAGGTCCGGGTCCGGATCGTCACCAAGAGCGTCGACGAGCGCAACCCGCGGGACAGCAAGATCGGGTTGACGGCCAAACAGCCGGGACTTGGCAAGCACGGCTGGCTCGAAGAGGAACGACAGCAACGCGAGGCACAGATGGAGGGTAACTGA
- a CDS encoding DUF7114 family protein gives MDDAVRARRAARDALADIEPERLGEAIRDRLSDASMAPSVLTLVSARALDAAVDPDTVAERAAGVQLIYEGLRLTRTLTHTEPWLGDDEAARRADLDILAADVLVSRGFYLLARTETAERAVEVVRAFGRDQTRRRDPEADARALDRNLEADVFALAVAAGTTAAGVTPGAELLEYAAGLASELDGDLPPPDTALPDAVADRVLALADGDAAPPADP, from the coding sequence ATGGACGACGCCGTACGGGCCCGGCGTGCCGCCCGCGACGCGCTCGCCGACATCGAGCCCGAACGGCTCGGCGAGGCGATCCGCGACCGCCTCTCGGACGCCTCGATGGCTCCTAGCGTCCTGACGCTGGTGAGCGCTCGTGCCCTCGACGCCGCCGTCGACCCCGACACCGTCGCGGAGCGTGCCGCCGGCGTCCAACTCATCTACGAGGGGCTTCGCCTCACCCGGACCCTCACCCACACCGAACCCTGGCTCGGCGACGACGAGGCCGCCCGCCGGGCCGACCTCGACATCCTCGCCGCCGACGTACTCGTCTCCCGGGGGTTCTACCTGCTCGCACGGACCGAAACCGCCGAACGCGCCGTCGAGGTGGTCCGGGCGTTCGGCCGGGATCAGACCCGCCGGCGCGACCCCGAGGCCGACGCCCGGGCGCTGGACCGGAACCTCGAAGCCGACGTCTTCGCCCTCGCCGTCGCCGCGGGAACCACCGCCGCCGGCGTCACTCCCGGCGCCGAACTCCTCGAGTACGCCGCGGGGCTCGCCAGCGAACTCGACGGCGACCTCCCCCCGCCCGATACGGCGCTCCCCGACGCTGTCGCCGACCGGGTTCTCGCACTCGCAGACGGCGACGCCGCCCCGCCTGCGGACCCATAA
- a CDS encoding GTP-dependent dephospho-CoA kinase family protein, which yields MLELPDDLRGAFKEPLGPVFTDPATLLAADGAGRPLVAVGDVVTAHLLDAGRRPDVAVIDGHTEREPVAADVAATLPEPDVTVANPPATLSRELLDALVTALADAPAVVGVDGEEDLATLPAVLATPLGGAVVYGQPGEGMVLVPVTDASRATARDLLSRMDGDVDAALDVVE from the coding sequence GTGCTCGAACTCCCCGACGACCTCCGGGGAGCGTTCAAGGAGCCGCTGGGCCCGGTGTTCACCGACCCCGCGACCCTGCTCGCCGCCGACGGCGCCGGCCGCCCCCTCGTCGCCGTCGGCGACGTCGTCACCGCGCACCTCCTCGACGCCGGCCGCCGGCCGGACGTGGCGGTGATCGACGGCCACACCGAGCGCGAACCCGTCGCCGCCGACGTTGCCGCGACCCTCCCCGAGCCGGACGTGACGGTGGCGAACCCGCCGGCGACGCTCTCCCGGGAGCTACTGGACGCGCTCGTGACCGCGCTGGCGGACGCCCCGGCCGTCGTCGGCGTCGACGGCGAGGAGGATCTGGCGACGTTACCGGCCGTCCTCGCGACCCCACTCGGCGGCGCCGTCGTCTACGGCCAACCCGGCGAGGGGATGGTGCTCGTACCCGTCACCGACGCGTCGCGGGCGACCGCCCGCGACCTCCTCTCGCGGATGGACGGCGACGTCGACGCCGCGCTCGACGTCGTCGAGTAG
- a CDS encoding translation initiation factor IF-2 subunit gamma — translation MATETHQQPEVNIGLVGHVDHGKTTLVQALSGSWTDQHSEEMKRGISIRLGYADATFRKCPGVDEPEAFTVEETCPDGSESDVLRTVSFVDAPGHETLMATMLSGAALMDGAVLVVSATEEVPQAQTEEHLMALDIIGVENIVIAQNKIDLVDREQAVRNHEQIQEFVAGTVAEDAPIVPVSAQQEVNMDLLIDAIEREVPTPDREASDAARMFVARSFDINRPGTTWEDLKGGVVGGSLVDGTLEADEEIELRPGREVEEGGQTEWRPITTEVRSLQAGSQSVDVATPGGLLGVGTGLDPSLTKGDALAGQVAGEPGTLPPTHEAFEMDVELLDRVVGEDGDEIEEISTGEPLMLTVGTATTVGAVTSARSGECEVSLKRPVCAEPGSKIAINRRVGARWRLIGIGTLK, via the coding sequence ATGGCGACGGAAACACACCAGCAACCGGAGGTGAACATCGGTCTCGTAGGCCACGTCGATCACGGGAAGACGACGTTGGTTCAGGCCCTCAGCGGGTCCTGGACGGACCAACACTCCGAGGAGATGAAACGCGGCATCTCCATCAGACTCGGGTACGCGGACGCGACGTTCCGCAAGTGTCCCGGGGTCGACGAACCGGAGGCGTTCACCGTCGAGGAGACCTGTCCCGACGGCTCGGAGAGCGACGTGTTGCGGACGGTCTCCTTCGTCGACGCGCCCGGTCACGAGACGCTCATGGCGACGATGCTCTCGGGGGCCGCACTCATGGACGGCGCGGTGCTGGTCGTGAGCGCGACCGAGGAGGTGCCCCAGGCCCAGACCGAGGAGCACCTGATGGCACTCGACATCATCGGCGTCGAGAACATCGTCATCGCACAGAACAAGATCGATCTCGTCGACCGGGAGCAGGCGGTCCGGAACCACGAACAGATCCAGGAGTTCGTCGCGGGCACCGTCGCCGAGGACGCCCCCATCGTTCCCGTCAGCGCCCAGCAGGAGGTCAACATGGACCTCCTCATCGACGCCATCGAGCGGGAGGTCCCCACCCCCGACCGCGAGGCGAGCGACGCCGCGCGGATGTTCGTCGCCCGGAGCTTCGACATCAACCGCCCGGGAACGACCTGGGAAGACCTCAAGGGCGGCGTCGTCGGCGGCAGCCTGGTCGACGGCACCCTGGAAGCGGACGAGGAGATCGAACTCCGCCCCGGTCGCGAGGTCGAGGAGGGCGGCCAGACCGAGTGGCGACCCATCACGACCGAGGTTCGCTCGCTGCAGGCGGGGAGCCAGTCGGTCGATGTCGCCACGCCCGGCGGCCTCCTCGGGGTCGGCACGGGACTCGACCCGTCGCTGACGAAGGGTGACGCGCTGGCCGGGCAGGTCGCGGGCGAACCCGGGACGCTTCCGCCGACCCACGAGGCCTTCGAGATGGACGTGGAGTTGCTCGATCGGGTCGTCGGCGAGGACGGCGACGAGATCGAGGAGATCTCGACGGGCGAACCGCTGATGCTCACCGTCGGCACCGCGACGACCGTCGGTGCGGTGACGAGCGCGCGCTCCGGCGAGTGCGAGGTATCGCTGAAACGCCCCGTCTGTGCGGAGCCGGGGTCGAAGATCGCCATCAACCGTCGCGTCGGCGCGCGCTGGCGGCTCATCGGTATCGGCACGCTCAAGTGA
- a CDS encoding DUF188 domain-containing protein, whose protein sequence is MDTSALMMPVECDVRVFDELDRLLGDVEFVTPAAVIAELDRLSSGAGEEATAASVGRDLADRCRVVETDESHADDALVELAARGECEYVVTNDGPLQDRLLERAVRVIGLRGRNTLNITQP, encoded by the coding sequence ATGGACACCAGCGCGCTCATGATGCCGGTCGAATGCGACGTGCGGGTGTTCGACGAGCTCGACCGCCTCCTCGGCGACGTCGAGTTCGTGACGCCGGCCGCGGTGATCGCGGAACTGGACCGGCTGTCGTCGGGCGCCGGCGAGGAGGCCACTGCCGCGAGCGTCGGCCGGGACCTGGCGGACCGCTGTCGCGTGGTGGAGACGGACGAATCGCACGCAGACGACGCCCTCGTCGAACTCGCCGCCCGTGGCGAGTGCGAGTACGTCGTGACGAACGACGGCCCCCTGCAGGACCGCCTGCTCGAACGCGCGGTTCGGGTAATCGGTTTAAGGGGTCGGAACACACTGAACATAACACAACCTTAG
- a CDS encoding NAD+ synthase, with protein sequence MSEESVILEPSAPLDLRLSESELAATREHVVSFVQRTVDRAGADGAVLGLSGGIDSTLTAHLAVEALGPDAVHGLVMPSEVNTADNMSDAERVARDLDIEYDVIDIGPIFDAFVAAFPGDTSDDRLETDPLRTAAGNVRVRIRAVLDYFVANAENRIVLGTGNRSEALTGYFTKYGDGAVDCHPIGNLYKQQVRQLATHVGVDDDLVTKTPSAEMWLGQTDEEEMGLGYDTLDAILALHVDGPLSRDATVRALDVTAEQVDHVVDLYETSAHKRAMPPSPDPLHL encoded by the coding sequence ATGAGCGAGGAATCCGTCATTCTGGAACCGTCGGCGCCGCTCGACCTCCGCCTCTCCGAGTCGGAACTGGCGGCGACCCGGGAACACGTCGTGTCGTTCGTCCAGCGGACGGTCGACCGCGCCGGCGCGGACGGCGCGGTGCTCGGCCTCTCCGGCGGGATCGACAGCACGCTCACCGCCCATCTGGCGGTCGAGGCGCTGGGTCCCGACGCCGTCCACGGGCTCGTGATGCCGAGCGAGGTGAACACCGCGGACAACATGAGCGACGCCGAACGCGTCGCCCGTGACCTCGACATCGAGTACGACGTGATCGACATCGGGCCCATCTTCGACGCCTTCGTGGCGGCGTTCCCCGGCGACACGAGCGACGACCGACTCGAAACCGACCCGCTCCGGACCGCCGCCGGCAACGTCCGGGTCCGCATCCGCGCCGTTCTCGATTACTTCGTCGCCAACGCGGAGAACCGGATCGTCCTCGGCACCGGCAACCGGAGCGAGGCGCTCACCGGCTACTTCACGAAGTACGGCGACGGCGCCGTCGACTGTCACCCGATCGGCAACCTCTACAAACAGCAGGTGCGCCAACTCGCCACCCACGTCGGCGTCGACGACGACCTCGTGACCAAGACGCCCTCCGCGGAGATGTGGCTGGGACAGACCGACGAGGAGGAGATGGGACTGGGGTACGACACCCTCGACGCCATCCTCGCCCTCCACGTCGACGGCCCCCTCTCGCGGGACGCGACGGTCCGTGCCCTCGACGTGACCGCCGAGCAGGTCGACCACGTGGTCGACCTCTACGAGACCAGCGCACACAAGCGTGCGATGCCACCCTCTCCCGACCCGCTCCACCTGTAG